The following are encoded together in the Kwoniella newhampshirensis strain CBS 13917 chromosome 7, whole genome shotgun sequence genome:
- a CDS encoding ribonuclease HII, which yields MPHPVDPVNISPIPPLQDSYTYHSVLPPSVGSSDKTDENEGWMMGIDEAGRGRPMVYAAAYCPLSFKSTLEEIGFDDSKALSADTRQALWESVDQHVPLCYSSTTLSPQDISRNMLRRVPVNLNRQAEDATIGLISSALERGVNVKECYVDALGPAPQWQARLTAIFPTITFTVCPKADSLFKIVGAASIIAKVTRDRYVHDWVDPEDVDLDGSIPVKKEGDDPVSRGSGYPSDPKTQVYLKEGLDPVFGYKGLVRFSWATVKVLMDKQGVECKWIDDQAQTSAASWFGADADNGRPKVWRDLGVTGVGEL from the exons ATGCCACATCCTGTCGATCCAGTCAACATCAGTCCCATCCCTCCACTCCAGGACTCGTACACGTATCACTCcgtccttcctccctctgTAGGATCCAGTGACAAGACCGACGAGAACGAAGGCTGGATGATGGGTATTGATGAggctggacgaggac GACCGATGGTCTATGCTGCTGCTTATTGCCCTCTGTCATTCAAGTCGACTCTCGAGGAGATAGGCTTTGACG ATTCAAAAGCACTCTCCGCCGACACTCGACAAGCTCTCTGGGAATCAGTCGACCAACACGTCCCTCTCTGTTACTCTTCGACGACCCTCTCACCGCAGGACATCTCTCGGAACATGCTGAGACGAGTTCCGGTGAATCTGAACCGACAAGCGGAG GACGCTACGATCGGATTGATTAGCTCTGCTTTGGAACGAGGTGTGAAcgtgaaggag TGCTACGTAGACGCCCTCGGTCCAGCTCCACAATGGCAGGCTCGTCTCACAGCTATATTCCCCACGATTACATTTACGGTTTGTCCCAAGGCCGACTCGCTGTTCAAGATCGTCGGAGCAGCATCGATCATTGCGAAAGTCACCAGGGACAGATATGTGCATGACTGGGTCGATCCCGAGGATGTCGATTTagatgg CTCGATCCCTGtcaagaaagaaggagatgaccCGGTCTCACGAGGTAGTGGATATCCATCTGATCCCAAGACTCAAGTATATCTCAAAGAAGGTCTGGACCCCGTCTTCGGATATAAAGGACTCGTGCGATTCTCATGGGCGACCGTCAAGGTCTTGATGGACAAACAAGGGGTTGAATGTAAATG GATCGATGATCAAGCTCAAACTTCGGCAGCGAGTTGGTTTGGAGCAGACGCAGATAATGGAAGACCGAAAGTATGGCGAGATCTGGGTGTCACGGGTGTGGGTGAGCTGTGA